From Mucilaginibacter gotjawali:
CCGCAGGATGTTTTCAATTGCATCAATGCTGTACCCAAATGGTTTAAGGACAAAGGATTTGAAGGCAGCAGCACCAAACTAAATGATGAATTTATTTTTTGCTATGGAGATGGCGATCATGCCCATTATTCAAAACAGAAGCTGGTGGAATTTATTCCAGGTAAAAAAGTAGTGTGGCTAATTACCGATAGTAAGATCAATTGGATCGAAAAGAATAAGGAAGAATGGAATAACACAAAGGTCGTCTTTGAATTAAGCACCAAAGGCGACAAAACCATCCTGCATTTTACCCACGAAGGACTTGTACCTGAACTGAATTGCTATTCCAACACCGTGCTGGGCTGGAATATGATCATTAAAGATTGGCTATTTAACTTTATTACTAACGGTAAATCGATATAACTTACTTTATCACCATCATCTGATTTTTCTGCCGGAAGCGCGTTCAGTTTATTAAAACACCTCCCCAACGGCAATAAATACGCCTCGTGAGCCTTCGCGGCCTAAGCCGTAATCAACACAGATATTGGTTTTTGAGATGGTATTTAATTTTAAGCGGAGGCCGGGACCGTATCCGGGCTGAATGCCTTGCAGCCTGGTGCCCGGGGCAGCAGAAAATGATTGCCCGTTCAAAAAAAACACGCCACCCAGCAAGCCGTTAGCCGTAATTTTGAAACGGTATTCAGCCTCGCCATAAACCATTTGTGCACCGCGAAAACGGCCCTGTATGTAACCCCTGCCGGTAACGCATGAAATATCCCACTGGGTGCTCGGTAGTTCAAGGTACGATGGCCTGCCATTTAGGATCAGCCAATCATAGTTCCAAAATGCAAGCACATTATCTGATCCTTCAGGAAAGTTGAAATATTTTCTAACGTCAATAATCAAAGAACTCCAGGGAGTGCTGCTTCCTAAAAATGATAAATTATCCCGGTATTGCACAGACACATAGCCGCCCCTGGACGGATTAATAGCATTATCGCGTGCGTCAACCAAAGCATTAAGGGTGAACCCCGAGGCAATATCGTGAGACGTTTTGCCATATCGCGAATAATCAGAAACTGTTCCATCCAGGTTGCCTTTGTCGGATACATCCCAGTGATCATCCAAAATATAACCCGCCCCTAAATATATATTCCCGGTAATATGGCGTAAAACTGTTTGATAAAACTGGTAATACGAATAATCCATAGGATCTTCATTTTTAATATCCGAACTGCTGCCAAGGCCAAAAGTACTTTGTGGATATTTGTAATACCTGTAATCGCCTACAAAATTGTAGTTATTATCCTTACTCCAGATATTGCTTTGTACCGGGAAGGTAAACTGTTTATTTTCGGTAATGGCAGTACTTGCCGTAATGGTAGATATACGTGAGTGGGGCCCGGTGCGGAAAGCCATATTACCCGACAATACAAAGGCCAGCCGCGTAACCAGCGTATAACCAATAGCAGGCACAATAGTTAAAGATGGCTTTGTAGTAACTGTATCAGGTTTTTTTTCCGGGACAACATTAAACAGCAATTCAAGAGCATCTGTAAGGTCCAGCTGCCTTACGCCTTTTTTATTGCTTATTACCGAATCTCTTTTATAAATAGTACTATCGCCTTTTTTATTTTTTACAGGGATAGTTTTTAGCGGCACCGGATTATTCTCCTGTGCAAGAGCATTTAAAGTAAATAATGATCCAAATATTAGCAGGGTAATTTTAAAAAACAAGTTCATTTGTCAGGTATTAAAAACCCTGTAACATCGTTGTGATTATTAATGTTAAAGTGATATTATTTATGGATTTGATTATTTGCCCGAAAGTAAGCATTCTGCTACAAACGATAAAAAAATATTGCCGATGGAATTAGTTATGACCAGAAAATGGCAATATTCAACCGGCAGTTAGATGTAGTAGTTTGCGATGCAAATAGCCTAAACCAGCATTATTGACTCGCTTTTTGTATTTAAAAAAACGCCAACTCCAAACCCTCAGCGGCAAACCGGATAAAATTCCGGCGAAATGTTGCATTTTTGCACAACCAGTATCAACCCCGGCTTACCAATTTATCTTTTTAAATGGAATCAACAATTAACCAGGAACCCAAACAAGCAGTTCAACGAACAATTTTCGGCGTTTTAATTGCGATCAGTATGGGGCATTTTATTAACGATTTGCTGCAATCTATCATCCCATCGGTTTACCCTTTGTTAAAGAAAAACTTCCATCTAAATTATACGCAAATCGGCCTCATTACTTTTACTTTCCAGATCACGGCTTCCCTGTTACAACCTATTGTAGGTACGGTGACAGACCGCAAATCGCGCCCCTATTCATTGGTAGCCGGCATGATCCTTACCTTAACAGGTGTAGTTATTCTATCTCTTGCCCCTAATTTTATAGCCCTGCTGTGCGCGGTTGCCGTAATGGGCATCGGCTCATCCATCTTTCACCCTGAGTCATCAAGATTGGCGCGGGTAGCTTCGGGAGGTAAAAAGGGACTCGCTCAATCTATTTTTCAACTGGGTGGCAATGCCGGCAGCGCAATAGGGCCGCTGCTGGTAGCACTTATCGTGGTAACACGCGGGCAACATTATATTTTGTGGTTTACATTAGTGGCGCTGCTGGGCATTATCCTTTTATCAAAAGTTGGCCAGTGGTACCAGGGGCATTTAAATATGCGTGCGGCCAACCCTCTGCATAAAGAAGAAGTTCATTCTCATTTATCAAAAGCTAAGGTTACCATATCGTTAATAGTTTTGCTGCTGCTCATCTTCTCCAAGTTTTTTTACCTGGCCAGTATGACCAATTATTTTACTTTTTTCCTCATCGGTAAGTTTCATATATCCATGCAGCAATCCCAGCTATACCTGTTTGTGTTTCTCGCCTCTGTAGCGGCTGGCACCCTTATAGGCGGCTTTTTAGGCGATAAATTTGGCCGTAAGTATGTCATATGGTTCTCCATATTGGGCGTGGCGCCTTTTTCGCTTATGCTGCCTTATGCCGACCTGCAATGGACCATCGTTTTAGCTGTACTCATTGGCGTCATCCTCTCCTCGGCATTTTCGGCGATAGTTGTTTACGGGCAGGAATTACTTCCCGGCAAGGTGGGCATGGTATCCGGCCTGTTCTTCGGGTTGGCTTTTGGAATGGGTGGACTGGGCTCGGCCTTCCTCGGATGGCTGGCCGATCATACCAGCATCAGCTATGTTTTTTCGGTGTGCGCATTCCTTCCGCTTATTGGCATCATCACCGGGCTGTTACCCGACATCGAAGGCCGGAAAAAGAAATAATTTATCCCACCTAAATACCGGACTGAACAAAAGGTTAGACCGGCACAGAAACCTGTGCTTGCCCTAAGCGTTCCATTTTTACACGGAACACCGCGGAACACTATGAAACATACTCATTTTCAGCATGTTTCATCTTTTAACAAATTACCACACTATCTAAAGCACTGATAATCAACACATATAAAGTAAGACCATTGTCCGTATCGATACAATTTACTGATAATCAATCATTTCCATTTTTAACTTCTGTGTGTAAACCTATTTCAGGACTAGACACAGGCTGGTAAGTAAAGGATTGTTAATTTTTAGTCAGCACTGTTTCGCCTTTCCTAGTACTTCTTCCTTTCCTCCCATTAACCATGAACTGTTAACCATGAACGTTTACCTCGCTCACTCTGAGCGAAGGCTCTTCACCGGGTTCATCAGCGCGGCTTTGATACTCTGAAAGCTAATTGTAGCAAACGCTATAACTACCGCCATCAAACCGGCCAGGGCAAATACCCACCAGCCTATATTTATCCGGTAGGCATAAGCTTCCAGCCATTTATGCATGGCAAACCAGGCCAGCGGCGTGGCAATTACTATCGCTATAAACACCAGTTTAATAAAATCCTGCGCCAGCAGGCCAACAATCCGGCCTACGCTTGCGCCCAAAACCTTGCGTACGCCTATTTCGCGGGTGCGTACCTGTGCGGTGTAGGCGGCAAGGCCAAGCAGGCCCAGGCATGATATAAATATGGCGATGCCTGCAAAATAAGTAAACAAAGTGCCCTGGCGTTGTTCCCCCTGGTAAATGTTATTAAAAATATCATCCAG
This genomic window contains:
- a CDS encoding SRPBCC family protein, encoding MNDRSYTATIEVARAPQDVFNCINAVPKWFKDKGFEGSSTKLNDEFIFCYGDGDHAHYSKQKLVEFIPGKKVVWLITDSKINWIEKNKEEWNNTKVVFELSTKGDKTILHFTHEGLVPELNCYSNTVLGWNMIIKDWLFNFITNGKSI
- a CDS encoding BamA/TamA family outer membrane protein; protein product: MNLFFKITLLIFGSLFTLNALAQENNPVPLKTIPVKNKKGDSTIYKRDSVISNKKGVRQLDLTDALELLFNVVPEKKPDTVTTKPSLTIVPAIGYTLVTRLAFVLSGNMAFRTGPHSRISTITASTAITENKQFTFPVQSNIWSKDNNYNFVGDYRYYKYPQSTFGLGSSSDIKNEDPMDYSYYQFYQTVLRHITGNIYLGAGYILDDHWDVSDKGNLDGTVSDYSRYGKTSHDIASGFTLNALVDARDNAINPSRGGYVSVQYRDNLSFLGSSTPWSSLIIDVRKYFNFPEGSDNVLAFWNYDWLILNGRPSYLELPSTQWDISCVTGRGYIQGRFRGAQMVYGEAEYRFKITANGLLGGVFFLNGQSFSAAPGTRLQGIQPGYGPGLRLKLNTISKTNICVDYGLGREGSRGVFIAVGEVF
- a CDS encoding MFS transporter, which codes for MESTINQEPKQAVQRTIFGVLIAISMGHFINDLLQSIIPSVYPLLKKNFHLNYTQIGLITFTFQITASLLQPIVGTVTDRKSRPYSLVAGMILTLTGVVILSLAPNFIALLCAVAVMGIGSSIFHPESSRLARVASGGKKGLAQSIFQLGGNAGSAIGPLLVALIVVTRGQHYILWFTLVALLGIILLSKVGQWYQGHLNMRAANPLHKEEVHSHLSKAKVTISLIVLLLLIFSKFFYLASMTNYFTFFLIGKFHISMQQSQLYLFVFLASVAAGTLIGGFLGDKFGRKYVIWFSILGVAPFSLMLPYADLQWTIVLAVLIGVILSSAFSAIVVYGQELLPGKVGMVSGLFFGLAFGMGGLGSAFLGWLADHTSISYVFSVCAFLPLIGIITGLLPDIEGRKKK